In the genome of Equus asinus isolate D_3611 breed Donkey chromosome 9, EquAss-T2T_v2, whole genome shotgun sequence, one region contains:
- the MGAT1 gene encoding alpha-1,3-mannosyl-glycoprotein 2-beta-N-acetylglucosaminyltransferase translates to MLKKQSAGLVLWGAILFVAWNALLLLFFWMRPSPSRLPSDGTLDDDPTGLTRKVIHLAQDVEVELERQRGLLQQIREHHARWSRWWRVPTVPPPVPPHVSVTSLPAVIPILVIACDRSTVRRCLDKLLHYRPSAEHFPIIVSQDCGHEETAQVIASYGSAVTHIRQPDLSNIAVPPDHRKFQGYYKIARHYRWALGQVFHRFKFPAAVVVEDDLEVAPDFFEYFQATYPLLRADPSLWCVSAWNDNGKEQMVDSSKPELLYRTDFFPGLGWLLLAELWAELEPKWPKAFWDDWMRRPEQRQGRACVRPEISRTMTFGRIGVSHGQFFDQHLKFIKLNQHFVPFTQLDLSYLRQEAYDKDFLARVYGAPLLQVEKVRTGERSELGEVRVQYTGRDSFKAFAKALGVMDDLKSGVPRAGYRGIVSFLFRGRRVHLAPPQTWEGYDPSWN, encoded by the coding sequence ATGCTGAAGAAGCAGTCTGCAGGGCTTGTGCTGTGGGGTGCCATCCTCTTTGTGGCCTGGAATGCCTTGTTGCTCCTCTTCTTCTGGATGCGCCCATCGCCCAGCAGGCTGCCCTCAGATGGCACTCTTGATGATGACCCCACTGGACTTACTCGCAAGGTGATCCACCTGGCACAGGATGTTGAGGTGGAGCTGGAGCGGCAGCGGGGGCTGTTGCAACAGATCAGGGAGCACCATGCTCGGTGGAGCCGGTGGTGGAGGGTACCCACTGTGCCTCCACCTGTCCCGCCACACGTGTCTGTGACCTCACTGCCAGCTGTGATCCCCATCCTGGTTATTGCCTGTGACCGCAGCACTGTCCGGCGTTGCCTGGACAAGCTACTGCACTATCGACCCTCAGCGGAGCACTTCCCCATCATTGTCAGCCAGGACTGCGGACACGAGGAGACAGCCCAGGTCATCGCCTCCTATGGCAGTGCAGTCACTCACATCCGGCAGCCCGACCTGAGCAACATTGCCGTACCACCCGACCACCGCAAGTTCCAGGGCTACTACAAGATCGCGCGGCACTACCGCTGGGCCCTGGGCCAGGTCTTCCACAGATTCAAGTTCCCCGCGGCTGTAGTGGTGGAGGATGATCTAGAGGTGGCGCCAGACTTCTTTGAGTACTTCCAGGCCACGTACCCACTGCTGAGGGCTGACCCCTCCCTCTGGTGTGTGTCTGCCTGGAATGACAATGGCAAGGAGCAGATGGTGGACTCCAGCAAGCCTGAGCTGCTCTACCGCACAGACTTTTTCCCTGGCCTGGGCTGGCTGCTGTTAGCTGAGCTCTGGGCTGAGCTGGAGCCCAAGTGGCCCAAGGCCTTCTGGGACGACTGGATGCGCCGGCCTGAGCAGCGGCAGGGCCGGGCCTGCGTGCGGCCTGAAATCTCCAGAACGATGACCTTTGGCCGCATAGGTGTGAGCCACGGGCAGTTCTTTGACCAGCACCTCAAGTTCATCAAGCTgaaccagcactttgtgcccttcACCCAGCTAGACCTGTCCTACCTGCGGCAGGAGGCCTACGACAAGGACTTCCTTGCCCGTGTCTATGGCGCTCCTCTGCTGCAGGTGGAGAAAGTGAGGACCGGTGAGCGGAGTGAGCTGGGGGAGGTGCGGGTCCAGTACACTGGCAGGGACAGCTTCAAGGCCTTCGCCAAGGCCCTGGGAGTCATGGACGACCTCAAGTCCGGCGTCCCAAGGGCCGGCTACCGGGGCATTGTCAGCTTCCTGTTCCGGGGACGCCGAGTTCACCTGGCCCCCCCGCAGACCTGGGAGGGCTATGATCCTAGCTGGAATTAG